The Longimicrobium sp. nucleotide sequence CGGCGCGCAGTCAGGCCGGGAGGTCCTTCCGCAGGTGCAGGACGAGGTTGTCGTCGGCCACCACGGTCTCGCCGCCCTGGATGATCCGGTCGAGGTAGCTGACGCCGAGCCCGTCGGGCACGTAGCCGCGCCGCACGTACAGGCGCTGGGCCGCGCCGTAGTCCGCGTACACCCCGACGCCGATCCCCACGACCGGGGAGCGCGCGCCCGCCAGCCGCTCGGCCTCGTCGAGCAGCAGGGTGGCGATCCCCCGGCGCCGGAACCGGGGGAGCACGTTGAGGTCCTGGATCTCGGGAATCCGCTCCTCCCGGAACGGCGGGTACTTCGGCTCCCAGACCACGGTGGCGTATCCGCAGACCTCGCCGCCGCACCACGCGACCAGCACCACGCGCCGCTCGGCGGCCTGCTCGCCGAGGTAGCGCTCGTACTGCTGCCGGGGCTTCGGCCACCCGGCGGCGGCGAAGGCGGACACGATCGGCTC carries:
- a CDS encoding GNAT family N-acetyltransferase produces the protein MQPPVQVRGLAADDIEPIVSAFAAAGWPKPRQQYERYLGEQAAERRVVLVAWCGGEVCGYATVVWEPKYPPFREERIPEIQDLNVLPRFRRRGIATLLLDEAERLAGARSPVVGIGVGVYADYGAAQRLYVRRGYVPDGLGVSYLDRIIQGGETVVADDNLVLHLRKDLPA